The proteins below are encoded in one region of Microbacterium pygmaeum:
- a CDS encoding carboxylesterase/lipase family protein, with amino-acid sequence MTEASPTAPLGAATVHGTSLDGVDVFRGIRYAEPPVGERRWRDPLPAEDGAGPVDATRFGPVAPQLTNPALNLGPDAVQDEDCLFLNVWRPAGVDGQRPVMVWVHGGAYTFGSSSQPMYDARRLVTDGDVVVVTVNYRIGALGFLDLSSFSTPERRFDGNLALKDILLSLRWVQAHIAGFGGDPDRVTVFGESAGGGLVTTLLATPSADGLFSRAIAESSPATSMYGTARSRQVAEQFLREAGTDAASVRDLSISDIVRAGMAVYSAVPTEAPGTLAFAPIVDGDLVPEAPVTVLKSGRGLPVPLMIGTNRDEASFFRYMKSPLMPVTRADIERMFADMRAENPDVQLPARDDVLAGYEGVRQRLLGLGIARDIAFRLPSLWIAEGHSAAAPVWLYRFDHATRSLDLIGLGATHGAELPYVWGNFSTARKDPTFWLGGRRTAERISARVRTRWTAFAHGRAPDAADAPPWPPYEPAARETLVIETEDRVAADLDAALRAGWGDDVLAFP; translated from the coding sequence ATGACCGAGGCCTCCCCCACCGCCCCGCTCGGCGCGGCGACGGTGCATGGAACATCGCTGGACGGTGTGGACGTGTTCCGCGGCATCCGCTACGCCGAGCCGCCCGTGGGCGAGCGTCGCTGGCGCGATCCGTTGCCGGCCGAAGACGGCGCCGGCCCGGTGGACGCCACGCGCTTCGGACCGGTGGCGCCGCAGCTGACCAACCCCGCGCTGAACCTCGGCCCCGACGCGGTTCAGGACGAGGACTGCCTGTTCCTGAACGTCTGGCGTCCCGCCGGCGTCGACGGGCAGCGCCCGGTCATGGTGTGGGTGCACGGGGGCGCGTACACGTTCGGCTCGTCGAGCCAGCCGATGTACGACGCCCGCCGGCTCGTGACCGACGGCGATGTCGTCGTCGTCACGGTCAACTATCGGATCGGCGCGCTGGGCTTCCTCGACCTGTCGTCCTTCAGCACGCCGGAACGTCGGTTCGACGGCAACCTCGCGCTGAAGGACATCCTGCTGTCGCTGCGGTGGGTCCAGGCGCACATCGCCGGTTTCGGCGGCGATCCCGACCGGGTCACCGTGTTCGGCGAGTCTGCAGGGGGCGGGCTGGTGACGACGCTGCTGGCGACCCCGAGCGCGGACGGCCTGTTCTCCCGCGCGATCGCCGAATCCTCGCCGGCGACCAGCATGTACGGGACGGCGAGATCCCGGCAGGTCGCAGAGCAGTTCCTCCGCGAGGCGGGCACGGACGCGGCATCCGTCCGTGACCTATCCATCTCCGATATCGTCCGGGCCGGCATGGCCGTGTACTCCGCGGTCCCCACCGAGGCGCCGGGCACGCTCGCATTCGCCCCGATCGTCGACGGCGACCTGGTCCCCGAGGCGCCGGTCACCGTGCTGAAGTCGGGACGCGGTCTGCCGGTGCCGCTGATGATCGGCACGAACCGCGACGAGGCGTCGTTCTTCCGGTACATGAAGAGTCCGCTGATGCCCGTCACCCGGGCCGACATCGAGCGCATGTTCGCGGATATGCGCGCGGAGAATCCCGACGTGCAGCTGCCCGCCCGCGACGACGTGCTGGCCGGCTATGAGGGCGTGCGTCAGAGGCTGCTCGGCCTCGGCATCGCGCGCGACATCGCCTTCCGCCTCCCGTCGCTGTGGATCGCCGAGGGTCATTCCGCGGCGGCGCCGGTCTGGCTTTACCGCTTCGACCACGCGACCCGCTCCCTCGATCTGATCGGGCTGGGCGCCACGCACGGCGCCGAGCTGCCCTACGTGTGGGGCAACTTCTCCACGGCACGCAAGGACCCGACGTTCTGGCTGGGCGGGCGGCGCACCGCGGAGCGGATCTCCGCGCGCGTGCGCACGCGATGGACGGCATTCGCGCACGGACGAGCACCTGATGCCGCGGATGCACCGCCCTGGCCCCCCTACGAGCCGGCGGCGCGCGAGACCCTCGTCATCGAGACCGAGGATCGCGTCGCCGCGGACCTGGACGCGGCGCTGCGCGCCGGCTGGGGCGATGACGTGCTCGCGTTCCCCTGA
- a CDS encoding TraR/DksA family transcriptional regulator, protein MSIDPARGITLRAAELNARLRSLEEQLAAIRNARSDATADDEHDPEGSTLSSEWSGVEGQRADVARELAGLGTALERVAAGTYGICASCGRPIPPARLELLPGATLCVPCASGR, encoded by the coding sequence GTGAGCATCGACCCCGCCCGCGGGATCACCCTCCGCGCCGCGGAGCTGAACGCCCGCCTGCGGTCGCTCGAGGAGCAGCTCGCCGCGATCCGGAACGCGCGCAGCGACGCGACGGCCGACGACGAGCACGATCCGGAGGGGTCGACGCTGTCCTCCGAGTGGTCCGGCGTCGAGGGGCAGCGCGCCGACGTCGCGCGAGAGCTTGCGGGCCTGGGCACGGCGCTGGAGAGAGTGGCCGCGGGCACCTACGGGATCTGCGCGTCGTGCGGTCGGCCGATTCCGCCCGCGCGGCTGGAGCTGCTGCCGGGCGCCACGCTCTGCGTGCCGTGTGCGAGCGGTCGCTGA
- a CDS encoding SDR family oxidoreductase yields the protein MSRILIIGGHGKIALLLAPLLVERGDDVSSVIRNPDHTADVAATGATPIVADVQQLDEAGLADVIAGHDTVIWSAGAGGGSPERTYAVDRDAAIRSMDAAATAGARRYVMVSYFGAGRDHGVPPENPFFAYAEAKAAADEHLEATALEWTILAPSTLTLDPPTGRIDVAALESESVGRADVALVIAAALNTSATVGRTIRFNSGDVSIADALA from the coding sequence ATGTCACGGATTCTGATCATCGGCGGTCACGGAAAGATCGCGCTGCTGCTGGCGCCACTGCTCGTGGAACGCGGCGATGACGTGTCCTCGGTGATCCGCAACCCCGATCACACTGCGGATGTCGCCGCGACGGGCGCGACCCCCATCGTGGCCGATGTGCAACAGCTCGACGAGGCAGGGCTCGCAGACGTCATCGCCGGTCACGACACCGTGATCTGGTCGGCGGGGGCAGGTGGCGGCAGCCCGGAGCGGACGTACGCCGTCGACCGCGACGCCGCGATCCGATCGATGGATGCCGCCGCGACGGCGGGTGCACGGCGCTACGTGATGGTGTCCTACTTCGGGGCCGGACGCGACCACGGCGTCCCGCCCGAGAATCCCTTCTTCGCATACGCCGAGGCGAAGGCGGCCGCCGACGAGCATCTGGAAGCGACCGCGCTGGAGTGGACCATCCTGGCCCCCAGCACCCTGACGCTGGATCCGCCGACCGGCCGGATCGATGTGGCGGCGCTCGAGTCCGAGTCGGTGGGACGTGCCGACGTCGCCCTGGTCATCGCTGCCGCGCTCAACACCTCCGCGACCGTCGGGCGCACCATCCGCTTCAACTCCGGCGACGTCTCGATCGCCGACGCCCTCGCGTGA
- a CDS encoding homocysteine S-methyltransferase family protein: MSDTAVTDRVEAIPSLAELEAVCRELDGLGARAWISVTVAGGALRTGESLRDAFAIAASVPEVLAVGVDCCAVSEITDIAGRLAATRGASPAPSLD, from the coding sequence ATGTCGGACACCGCCGTTACCGATCGGGTCGAGGCGATCCCGTCCCTCGCGGAGTTGGAGGCCGTCTGCCGCGAGCTGGACGGCCTGGGAGCTCGCGCATGGATCAGCGTCACGGTCGCGGGCGGCGCGCTGCGGACCGGGGAGTCGCTGCGGGACGCCTTCGCGATCGCGGCATCCGTCCCCGAGGTGCTGGCGGTCGGGGTCGACTGCTGTGCGGTCTCGGAGATCACCGACATCGCCGGCAGGCTGGCGGCGACCCGGGGCGCCTCGCCGGCCCCTAGCCTGGACTGA
- a CDS encoding LON peptidase substrate-binding domain-containing protein: MADVAMFPLGTVLFPHTPLALRIFEERYLIMLGRLLDDEDPQFAVVLIERGSEAGGGDQRFGIGTMARITNVMAGESDIHVIAVGGTRVEVREWLDDEPYPTAAVRELPPLVWDDALTPLRDEAERIVRRVLSRAAEFSDVRWDPDIELSDDPLESSWQLSAIAPLGELDQLHLLASTSLGGLLRELIDLTLAAEPALTAVPRGDEFDAALGQLLEDAEAAEDDGPDDEEPDETDPDAASGTDSPPR; encoded by the coding sequence ATGGCGGACGTCGCGATGTTCCCCCTCGGTACCGTGCTCTTCCCGCATACGCCACTGGCGCTGCGGATCTTCGAAGAGCGTTACCTGATCATGCTCGGCCGACTGCTGGACGACGAGGACCCGCAGTTCGCCGTGGTGCTGATCGAACGCGGCAGCGAGGCCGGCGGCGGCGACCAGCGCTTCGGAATCGGCACGATGGCGCGCATCACCAACGTGATGGCCGGCGAGAGCGACATCCACGTGATCGCCGTCGGCGGGACGCGGGTGGAGGTGCGCGAGTGGCTCGACGACGAGCCGTATCCGACGGCGGCGGTGCGCGAGCTGCCGCCGCTCGTCTGGGACGACGCCCTGACTCCCCTGCGCGACGAGGCGGAGCGCATCGTGCGGCGGGTGCTCTCGCGCGCAGCGGAATTCTCCGATGTCCGCTGGGACCCCGACATCGAACTCTCCGACGATCCGCTGGAATCCAGCTGGCAGCTCTCGGCGATCGCTCCCCTGGGCGAACTGGACCAGCTGCACCTCCTCGCATCGACGAGCCTCGGCGGGCTGCTGCGCGAGCTGATCGACCTCACGCTGGCCGCCGAGCCCGCGTTGACGGCGGTGCCGCGCGGCGATGAGTTCGACGCCGCGCTCGGTCAGCTGCTGGAGGATGCCGAGGCGGCCGAGGACGACGGACCGGACGATGAGGAGCCCGACGAGACCGACCCGGATGCGGCATCCGGAACAGACTCACCGCCCCGCTGA
- a CDS encoding DUF427 domain-containing protein, protein MSRPQPDPVAPGQESVWDYPRPPRIERVDRTVAIDLGGVRIVETGDVVRVLETSHPPVYYLRISDFRAGSLTAASGSSFCEFKGSARYLDVHGGDQTAPGAAWNYPNPSHGYGLLADRVAVYAARMQQCSVDGEIVAPQPGGFYGGWVTADLAGPFKGVPGSMGW, encoded by the coding sequence ATGTCGCGACCACAGCCCGATCCCGTCGCCCCCGGCCAGGAGTCGGTCTGGGACTACCCGCGACCGCCGCGGATCGAGCGGGTGGACCGCACCGTGGCGATCGACCTCGGCGGAGTGCGCATCGTCGAGACCGGTGATGTCGTCCGGGTCCTGGAGACGAGCCACCCGCCCGTCTACTACCTGCGGATCTCCGACTTCCGCGCGGGTTCCCTCACTGCCGCTTCCGGCAGCTCGTTCTGCGAGTTCAAGGGGTCTGCCCGCTACCTCGATGTGCACGGCGGCGATCAGACCGCTCCCGGTGCCGCGTGGAATTACCCGAATCCCTCGCACGGCTACGGTCTGCTGGCCGATCGGGTGGCGGTCTATGCCGCCCGGATGCAGCAGTGCAGCGTGGACGGTGAGATCGTCGCGCCGCAGCCCGGCGGCTTCTACGGCGGATGGGTGACGGCCGACCTCGCCGGCCCCTTCAAGGGCGTGCCGGGTTCGATGGGGTGGTGA
- a CDS encoding YchJ family metal-binding protein codes for MDRLADRPLDGRGRWEAAGTVEFRASWVTRSGERGVLRETSRFERRGGRWLYLDGEVF; via the coding sequence GTGGACCGGCTTGCAGATCGACCGCTCGACGGGCGGGGCCGCTGGGAGGCGGCCGGCACGGTCGAGTTCCGCGCGTCGTGGGTGACGCGCTCGGGGGAGCGCGGCGTCCTGCGCGAGACCAGCCGGTTCGAACGGCGCGGCGGTCGCTGGCTCTACCTCGACGGCGAGGTCTTCTGA
- a CDS encoding YchJ family metal-binding protein has translation MRSRYTAFVLGDADHLERTWHPRTRPERVQIDPGLTWTGLQIDRSTGGAAGRRPARSSSARRG, from the coding sequence ATGCGGTCGCGGTACACGGCGTTCGTGCTGGGGGACGCCGATCACCTCGAACGCACCTGGCATCCGCGCACCCGCCCCGAGCGCGTGCAGATCGATCCGGGTCTGACGTGGACCGGCTTGCAGATCGACCGCTCGACGGGCGGGGCCGCTGGGAGGCGGCCGGCACGGTCGAGTTCCGCGCGTCGTGGGTGA
- a CDS encoding NAD(P)-binding domain-containing protein codes for MEPVPVDVAVIGAGQAGLSAGYHLQRRGYVPLARAAAGEPAFVVLDANAGPGGAWQHRWRSLRMATVNGIHELPGFAVPPADPDASSRDVLPPYFAAYEQRFDLDVRRPVKVSAVRRADDDPRGRLIVQSDAGSWAARYVINATGTWTRPFWPHYPGQQRFRGRQLHVADYVSADEFAGERVVIVGAGISAIQLLDEISRVARTFWVTRREPDWSDEAFDIPARVAAIAGVEERVRRGLPPGSVIAVTGMHWTPWARAAQERGVLVRHPMFTAIEEDGVRMPDGSFVPADAILWATGFRAAVDHLAPLRLRTREGGYRVSDGRSIDEPRLFLIGYGPSQSTIGANRAGRAAVAAIVAERTPVVV; via the coding sequence GTGGAGCCCGTACCCGTCGACGTCGCGGTGATCGGCGCTGGCCAGGCGGGCCTGTCGGCCGGCTATCACCTGCAGCGTCGGGGATACGTGCCGCTCGCGCGTGCAGCCGCCGGGGAGCCGGCGTTCGTCGTCCTCGATGCGAACGCCGGCCCGGGCGGTGCATGGCAGCACCGCTGGCGTTCGCTGCGCATGGCGACGGTGAACGGCATCCACGAGCTGCCCGGCTTCGCCGTGCCGCCGGCGGATCCGGACGCGTCGAGCCGCGATGTGCTGCCGCCGTACTTCGCGGCGTACGAGCAGCGCTTCGACCTGGACGTGCGCAGGCCGGTGAAGGTGAGCGCGGTGCGCCGCGCCGATGACGACCCGCGCGGACGCCTGATCGTCCAGAGCGATGCCGGCAGCTGGGCCGCCCGGTACGTGATCAACGCCACCGGCACCTGGACGCGGCCGTTCTGGCCGCATTATCCGGGGCAGCAGCGGTTCCGCGGTCGTCAGCTCCACGTCGCCGACTACGTCTCGGCCGACGAGTTCGCCGGCGAGCGGGTCGTGATCGTCGGCGCGGGGATCTCGGCGATCCAGCTGCTCGATGAGATCTCCCGGGTCGCCCGGACCTTCTGGGTGACCCGTCGCGAGCCGGACTGGTCGGACGAGGCATTCGACATCCCCGCGCGCGTCGCGGCGATCGCCGGTGTCGAGGAACGGGTCCGGCGTGGCCTGCCGCCCGGCAGCGTGATCGCGGTCACCGGCATGCACTGGACGCCCTGGGCGCGCGCGGCGCAGGAGCGCGGAGTGCTGGTGCGGCATCCGATGTTCACGGCGATCGAAGAGGACGGCGTGCGGATGCCGGACGGTTCGTTCGTGCCGGCGGATGCCATCCTGTGGGCCACCGGCTTCCGGGCGGCCGTGGACCACCTCGCCCCGTTGCGGCTGCGGACCCGCGAGGGCGGGTACCGGGTGTCGGACGGGCGGTCGATCGACGAGCCGCGCCTGTTCCTCATCGGCTACGGGCCGTCCCAGTCCACGATCGGCGCCAATCGCGCCGGCCGGGCTGCGGTCGCCGCAATCGTGGCCGAGCGGACCCCTGTGGTTGTCTGA
- a CDS encoding isocitrate lyase/PEP mutase family protein, translated as MTTQIEKAQTLAALHAAPEILSVVNVWDVVSAKTIAALPGTKALATAGHSIAATFGYEDGENIPLELMLDMVRRIAESTDLPVSADLDSGFGNPGETARKAIAAGAVGANMEDRLRPLSDSVAAVAAVIAAGEAEGVPFVLNARTDAFVRAGDRPLEESIADAITRGRAYLDAGADIVFVPGILDADVTRQLVEGIGERKISVIGLPGSLSSREYQDLGVARMSYGPMTQRVALTALQDVASELYGGGVIPASTRALN; from the coding sequence ATGACCACTCAGATCGAAAAGGCACAGACCCTGGCCGCCCTGCACGCGGCTCCCGAGATCCTCAGCGTCGTCAACGTCTGGGACGTCGTCTCGGCCAAGACCATCGCCGCCCTTCCGGGGACGAAGGCCCTTGCCACGGCCGGCCACTCCATCGCGGCGACCTTCGGATACGAGGACGGCGAGAACATCCCGCTCGAGCTGATGCTGGACATGGTGCGACGCATCGCCGAGTCCACCGACCTGCCCGTCTCGGCCGATCTCGATTCCGGTTTCGGAAACCCCGGCGAGACGGCACGCAAGGCGATCGCCGCCGGCGCAGTCGGCGCCAACATGGAGGACCGACTGCGTCCGCTCTCGGACTCGGTCGCCGCCGTGGCAGCGGTCATCGCCGCCGGTGAGGCCGAAGGCGTTCCCTTCGTCCTCAACGCCCGCACGGATGCGTTCGTCCGTGCCGGGGACCGCCCGCTGGAGGAATCGATCGCCGACGCCATCACCCGCGGACGCGCCTACCTCGACGCCGGCGCGGACATCGTGTTCGTTCCGGGGATCCTTGATGCCGATGTCACCCGGCAGCTGGTCGAGGGCATCGGCGAGCGCAAGATCAGCGTCATCGGCCTGCCCGGGTCGCTCTCGTCACGCGAATACCAGGACCTCGGCGTGGCACGCATGTCCTACGGGCCGATGACGCAGCGTGTCGCGCTCACCGCGCTGCAGGACGTGGCATCCGAGCTGTACGGCGGCGGCGTCATCCCCGCGTCGACACGCGCGCTCAACTGA
- a CDS encoding FUSC family protein, producing MRVSTGVRSAQRAPLLQVAKSAIATVAAWLVAGWLIPGPPPVFAAIAALLIVQPSLNQTLTKAFERTVGVIMGVVIASLLGIALGGSTWVILVATVIALLIAWALRMTPGTSNQVAISALLVLSLGTATPSYALDRVLETLIGAVIGILINLALVPPVSVTPARTSALALGDELADSLERLATALQTPQSSGQLEELMVQARLMRPMRDAADAAIDVATESLMLNPRSRAHRERLEATQGLLDRIGPIVTQTIGMTRALYDHYDATIPQEPAVRAIAEQLRRAAHDVRLGVHRADAAAASQPLDPEPPALTAPLAIHAPSADHWVLIGSLLEDLRRIHEALREPA from the coding sequence ATGCGAGTGAGCACAGGCGTCCGGTCCGCGCAGCGCGCGCCGCTTCTGCAGGTGGCGAAGTCGGCGATCGCGACGGTCGCCGCGTGGCTGGTCGCGGGCTGGCTGATTCCCGGGCCTCCGCCCGTGTTCGCCGCGATCGCCGCGCTGCTGATCGTGCAGCCGAGCCTGAACCAGACGCTCACCAAGGCGTTCGAGCGCACGGTCGGCGTCATCATGGGCGTCGTCATCGCCTCGCTCCTGGGGATCGCGCTTGGCGGATCCACCTGGGTGATCCTGGTCGCGACAGTGATCGCGCTGCTGATCGCATGGGCGTTGCGGATGACGCCGGGGACCTCGAACCAGGTCGCGATCAGCGCCCTTCTGGTTCTCTCGCTCGGAACGGCGACCCCGTCGTATGCGCTGGACCGGGTGCTCGAGACCCTCATCGGCGCCGTCATCGGCATCCTGATCAACCTCGCACTGGTTCCGCCGGTGTCGGTGACACCGGCGCGGACGTCCGCCCTGGCGCTCGGCGACGAGCTGGCCGATTCACTGGAGAGGCTCGCGACGGCACTGCAGACGCCCCAGTCGAGTGGACAGCTGGAGGAACTGATGGTGCAGGCGCGCCTGATGAGGCCGATGCGGGATGCCGCGGACGCGGCGATCGACGTGGCCACCGAGTCCCTCATGCTCAATCCGCGCAGTCGCGCGCATCGCGAACGCCTCGAGGCGACGCAAGGGCTGCTGGATCGAATCGGACCCATCGTGACCCAGACGATCGGCATGACCCGTGCGCTGTACGACCACTACGACGCGACCATCCCGCAGGAACCCGCGGTGCGCGCGATCGCCGAGCAGCTTCGACGGGCCGCGCACGACGTGCGGTTGGGTGTGCACCGAGCGGATGCCGCGGCCGCCAGCCAGCCGCTGGACCCCGAGCCTCCCGCCCTGACTGCACCGTTGGCGATCCACGCACCGTCGGCGGACCACTGGGTCCTGATCGGCTCGCTGCTGGAGGACCTCCGCCGCATCCACGAGGCGCTCCGCGAGCCGGCGTAG
- a CDS encoding putative quinol monooxygenase: MTFANIGSLGTVPGKRDELVTLLTRPSAELAAIGCLLYEVGVSDDEPDTVFVAELWESADAHRASLDLPSVQAAIAEARPLLSGVMGGTRFEVVGSPLR; encoded by the coding sequence ATGACCTTCGCGAACATCGGCAGTCTGGGCACCGTTCCGGGAAAGCGAGACGAGTTGGTGACGCTGCTCACGCGGCCGAGCGCGGAACTGGCCGCGATCGGATGCCTGCTCTACGAGGTCGGCGTCTCCGACGATGAGCCGGACACGGTCTTCGTGGCCGAGCTGTGGGAATCGGCCGATGCGCATCGCGCGTCGCTGGATCTGCCGTCGGTGCAGGCGGCGATCGCCGAGGCGCGACCCCTGCTGTCCGGCGTGATGGGCGGCACGCGGTTCGAGGTCGTCGGCTCGCCGTTGCGCTGA
- a CDS encoding 5'-3' exonuclease, which yields MADRLMLLDSASLYFRAFYGVPDTVRAPDGTPVNAVRGFLDIITKLVTMYEPTHLIACWDDDWRPQWRVDLIPTYKTHRVAEVVAAGPDVEVVPDPLEVQVPIIRQTLDALRIPIIGAAEHEADDVIGTLATLATLPVDVVTGDRDLFQLVDDSRDVRIVYTARGMSNLEVVTDATVVGKYGVLPTQYADFATLRGDASDGLPGVAGIGEKTAATLLAAHGDLAGIIAAAEAGEGMSAGLQSKITTALPYLEVAPTVVAVAKDLDLGEVDSRVRAPDDKTRADAAALADRWALGTAMTRIIDALGAAGAR from the coding sequence ATGGCCGATCGACTGATGCTCCTGGACAGCGCTTCGCTGTACTTCCGCGCGTTCTATGGCGTACCGGACACGGTGCGCGCCCCCGACGGCACACCGGTCAACGCCGTCCGCGGCTTCCTGGACATCATCACCAAGCTCGTGACGATGTACGAGCCGACCCACCTGATCGCCTGCTGGGATGACGACTGGCGTCCGCAGTGGCGCGTCGATCTGATCCCGACCTACAAGACGCATCGCGTCGCCGAAGTCGTGGCCGCCGGTCCCGACGTCGAGGTCGTCCCCGACCCGCTGGAAGTGCAGGTGCCGATCATCCGGCAGACGCTCGACGCGCTGCGCATCCCGATCATCGGCGCCGCCGAGCATGAGGCCGACGACGTGATCGGCACGCTCGCCACCCTCGCGACCCTCCCCGTGGACGTCGTCACCGGAGATCGTGACCTGTTCCAGCTGGTCGATGACTCCCGCGACGTGCGGATCGTCTACACCGCCCGAGGGATGAGCAACCTCGAAGTGGTCACCGACGCGACCGTCGTCGGCAAGTACGGGGTGCTGCCCACGCAGTACGCCGACTTCGCCACCCTGCGCGGCGACGCGTCGGACGGATTGCCCGGCGTCGCCGGCATCGGCGAGAAGACCGCAGCGACGCTCCTGGCGGCGCATGGCGACCTGGCCGGCATCATCGCGGCCGCCGAAGCCGGCGAGGGGATGTCGGCGGGTCTGCAGTCCAAGATCACCACCGCACTGCCCTACCTCGAGGTTGCACCGACCGTGGTGGCCGTCGCGAAGGACCTCGACCTCGGCGAGGTCGACTCCCGCGTCCGAGCACCCGACGACAAGACCCGAGCGGATGCCGCGGCCCTGGCCGACCGGTGGGCGCTGGGGACGGCGATGACGCGCATCATCGACGCGCTGGGAGCGGCAGGCGCCCGCTGA
- a CDS encoding sensor histidine kinase: MPGELWEESGSRFRPPPAVTLLVPVFLALLVQVVGTIAICAWQGVPPRFAAGSVALAAASAFALLGARRWPGPTVAVVSALTLADLFVPPDASPPFLALAFAIVGAIIRGARAWALVSVGSAWLAAIVTAGVLDVRVHPLRVALTTLALALCFAVGEGVRRRLERGRAHRAQLVERRRAAEQDERARIARELHDVLAHSLSQIAVQSGVGLHLFDREPERAREALASIRGLSATGLDEVRGVLSFLRGDDASPRTAPLTPQPQLADLGRLVDQRSALGLTVTLHDRLAGALPPSAVQTAAYRIAQESLTNVVRHSGATRAAVTLERRAEGEDDALVVTVDDDGTGTASGGFEGAGIRGMRERAQLAGGEVSLSSGTTGGTTVIARLPWAGAA; the protein is encoded by the coding sequence ATGCCGGGAGAGCTCTGGGAAGAATCCGGGTCGCGTTTCCGGCCACCGCCCGCGGTGACCCTCCTCGTTCCGGTCTTCCTCGCGCTGCTGGTCCAGGTCGTCGGGACCATCGCGATCTGCGCGTGGCAGGGCGTGCCACCGCGGTTCGCCGCGGGCAGTGTCGCGCTGGCCGCGGCATCCGCTTTCGCCCTTCTCGGCGCGCGCCGCTGGCCCGGTCCGACCGTCGCCGTCGTGTCCGCCCTGACCCTCGCGGATCTGTTCGTGCCGCCCGACGCGAGCCCGCCGTTCCTCGCTCTGGCGTTCGCCATCGTCGGCGCGATCATCCGCGGCGCCCGCGCCTGGGCGCTCGTCTCGGTCGGCTCGGCCTGGCTGGCCGCGATCGTGACCGCCGGCGTGCTCGATGTCCGCGTGCACCCCCTGCGGGTCGCCCTGACCACGCTCGCGCTCGCGCTGTGCTTCGCGGTCGGCGAGGGCGTGCGACGACGCCTCGAGCGTGGCAGAGCGCATCGCGCGCAACTCGTCGAGCGCCGGCGGGCCGCCGAACAGGACGAGCGCGCCCGGATCGCGCGCGAACTGCACGACGTGCTGGCCCACTCCCTCAGCCAGATCGCCGTGCAGTCCGGCGTTGGACTGCACCTGTTCGACCGCGAGCCGGAGCGCGCGCGCGAGGCACTCGCCAGCATCCGCGGCCTCAGCGCGACCGGACTGGACGAGGTCCGCGGTGTGCTCTCATTCCTCCGCGGCGACGACGCCTCCCCGCGCACCGCGCCGCTCACCCCGCAGCCGCAGCTGGCCGATCTCGGCCGGCTCGTCGACCAGCGGTCGGCACTCGGGCTGACGGTGACCCTTCACGACCGACTCGCGGGGGCACTGCCTCCGAGCGCGGTGCAGACCGCGGCGTACCGCATCGCCCAGGAGTCGCTCACGAACGTGGTCCGCCATTCCGGTGCGACCAGAGCAGCGGTGACGCTCGAGCGGCGCGCCGAGGGCGAGGACGATGCGCTCGTGGTCACCGTCGACGACGACGGCACCGGCACCGCGTCGGGCGGCTTCGAGGGTGCGGGCATCCGCGGCATGCGCGAGCGTGCACAGCTCGCCGGCGGCGAGGTCTCGCTGTCCTCCGGTACCACCGGTGGAACGACGGTCATCGCTCGACTGCCGTGGGCCGGCGCCGCGTGA
- a CDS encoding response regulator, with the protein MIRVAIADDHQLVRAGFRALLASEPDIDVVAEASGGQALLEAIRRKNVDVALLDIRTPDGDGLWTTEQIAADPSLRDVRVIIVTTFELDEYVARAIRAGASGFLVKDTEPVELIRAVRVVAAGDALLSPGITRRLLERAAAGLRDEHDPARMAGLTERETEVLRLVGHGLTNDEIGAQLFLSPLTAKTHVSRIMQKLHARDRVQLVVTAYESGLVAPGWQ; encoded by the coding sequence GTGATCCGCGTCGCCATCGCCGACGACCACCAGCTGGTGCGCGCCGGATTCCGTGCGCTGCTGGCCTCCGAGCCCGACATCGACGTCGTGGCCGAGGCCTCCGGCGGGCAGGCGCTGCTGGAGGCGATCCGGCGGAAGAACGTGGATGTGGCGCTGCTGGACATCCGGACGCCGGACGGCGACGGACTCTGGACGACCGAGCAGATCGCGGCCGACCCCTCCCTCCGGGATGTGCGGGTCATCATCGTCACGACCTTCGAGCTGGACGAATACGTCGCGCGGGCGATCCGGGCCGGCGCGAGCGGATTCCTCGTGAAGGACACCGAACCCGTCGAGCTGATCCGCGCGGTGCGCGTGGTCGCCGCCGGCGATGCCCTGCTCTCCCCGGGGATCACGCGGCGCCTCCTCGAGCGCGCGGCCGCAGGCCTTCGCGACGAGCACGACCCGGCCCGCATGGCTGGGCTCACCGAGCGCGAGACCGAGGTCCTGCGGCTGGTGGGTCACGGGCTCACGAACGACGAGATCGGCGCGCAGCTGTTCCTCTCGCCGCTCACCGCCAAGACGCACGTCTCGCGCATCATGCAGAAGCTGCACGCCCGCGACCGCGTGCAGCTGGTCGTGACCGCGTACGAGTCCGGACTGGTCGCTCCCGGCTGGCAGTAG